GCTGCCAGAGGCCGGGCTGATGAACTTCAAAAACCCACAAACTGCGCGCGGTCTGGTGGGCGGCGGCACTGATCTGGCCGACGATTTCCTGCAGATCAAGCTCGGTGGCGACCAGGCACTGTTCCAGGGTCTGGGCAAGTTCCTGCTCGAGGAACAGCGCCGCCCCGGCTCCCCCAATGCCGGCCGCATCTTTGACACCGCCTTCATCGACTCCCACACCACCGGTCTGGGCGAGTATCTGGAACAGCTCGAGCACGTCACGTGGGCCGAGATTGTCACGGCCACCGGGCTCACCGAGGCGCAAATCCGGGCCACCGGCGAACGCCTCATCAAATCCAAGGCCACGGTGGTCTGCTGGGCTATGGGCCTGACGCAGCACAAACACTCAGTGGCGATGCTGCGCGATGTGGTTAATGTGTTGCTGCTCCAGGGCAACATCGGCAAGCCCGGCGCCGGCGTGTGCCCGGTCCGCGGCCATTCCAACGTCCAGGGTGATCGCACCATGGGCATCTTTGAGCGCATGCCGGATTCCTTCCACGACGCCCTCGATGCCGAGTTCTCCTTCTCCTCTCCGCGCCCTCACGGCTTTGACACGGTGGCCGCCATCGAGGCGATGCGCGACGGTTTGGCAGGGGTTTTCCTCGGCATGGGCGGCAACTTTGTCCGGGCCACCCCGGATTCGTCTGTCACCGAAGCCGCACTGAATAAGCTCTCCCTGACGGCGCAGATTTCCACCAAGCTGAATAAATCGCACCTTATTACGGGCCGCTCTGCCCTAATCCTGCCCACGCTGGGCCGCACCGAGCGTGACGCTCAAGCCAGCGGTGATCAGCGCGTCACTGTCGAAGATTCCATGAGCGCCGTGCACGCCTCGCGCGGCCGGCTCGCTCCGGCGTCGGATAATTTGCTCTCCGAGGTCGCCATTGTGTGCCGTCTCGCGCAGCTGCTTTTTGAAACGGACGACGGCGGCACCCGCCCGGGTGCGCCCCTCGCCGACTGGGCCGCGATGGCTGGGGACTACAGCTTGATCCGGTCCCACATTGCGGCAGTGGTCCCCGGATTCGAGGATTTTGAAGCGAAGATCGAGGTACCCGGCGGCTTTATCTTGCCGCACGGCCCGCGCGATTCGAGGTCCTTTACCACCGAGTCCGGGCTGGCCCACTTTACGGCCAATGAGTTGGAGTACCCGCGGGTGCCCGAGGGCCGTCTGCTGTTGCAGACCCTGCGCTCTCACGACCAGTACAACACCACCATCTATGGCAAGGATGACCGTTACCGCGGCATTAAGAACGGGCGCCGCGTGGTGTTTGTGAACCAGAAGGACCTGGATTCCTTCGGCATCGCCGACGGCACCATGGTGGATCTGGTTTCGGAATGGAAGGACGGTGTGGATAGGCGTGCCCCGAACTTCCGCGTCGTGGCTTACT
The Arthrobacter alpinus genome window above contains:
- a CDS encoding FdhF/YdeP family oxidoreductase — translated: MAGKAPQENIDEQQLSVGSVKKKAVGIPGVVHSLEISFKQMGPFRAARALLQVNQKDGFDCMGCAWPESDKRHKAEFCENGAKAVAEEATNRRVPPSFFAEHSVSELRTWDDYRLGQQGRLTDPMYLAEGSDHYVPVSWERALGILADELKALKNPNEAIFYTSGRTSNEAAFLYQLMVRGLGTNNLPDCSNMCHESSGSALTETIGIGKGSVSLEDIYQSELILIAGQNPGTNHPRMLTALEKAKKNGAVIVAVNPLPEAGLMNFKNPQTARGLVGGGTDLADDFLQIKLGGDQALFQGLGKFLLEEQRRPGSPNAGRIFDTAFIDSHTTGLGEYLEQLEHVTWAEIVTATGLTEAQIRATGERLIKSKATVVCWAMGLTQHKHSVAMLRDVVNVLLLQGNIGKPGAGVCPVRGHSNVQGDRTMGIFERMPDSFHDALDAEFSFSSPRPHGFDTVAAIEAMRDGLAGVFLGMGGNFVRATPDSSVTEAALNKLSLTAQISTKLNKSHLITGRSALILPTLGRTERDAQASGDQRVTVEDSMSAVHASRGRLAPASDNLLSEVAIVCRLAQLLFETDDGGTRPGAPLADWAAMAGDYSLIRSHIAAVVPGFEDFEAKIEVPGGFILPHGPRDSRSFTTESGLAHFTANELEYPRVPEGRLLLQTLRSHDQYNTTIYGKDDRYRGIKNGRRVVFVNQKDLDSFGIADGTMVDLVSEWKDGVDRRAPNFRVVAYSTPEGCAAAYYPETNVLVPLDSKADVSGTPTSKSVVIRLEPVA